Proteins from a single region of Procambarus clarkii isolate CNS0578487 chromosome 62, FALCON_Pclarkii_2.0, whole genome shotgun sequence:
- the LOC138354223 gene encoding tigger transposable element-derived protein 7-like, producing the protein MSQGLANRAVSAKRKRSFLSIEQKLDMIEKHERGYSVTRLAAEFNVGKSTVCDIKRQKDNIRKFLASSDSGALNKRKTIKGSANTNLDEAVYKWFNQERSVGMPLGGDAIKTAADKFAQKMNIPDFRASEGWLQRFKNRHNIKNRKVCGESLSADTDSVEPFKHKLNDYIITNDLRRFQVYNADETGFNWKCLQNNTLASRLNECVPGRKVNKEKVSAMLCANADGSHRTKSAIVGK; encoded by the coding sequence ATGTCTCAAGGGCTTGCTAATCGTGCTGTATCTGCAAAGAGGAAGAGAAGTTTTTTATCCATTGAGCAGAAATTAGACATGATAGAGAAACATGAACGTGGCTACTCTGTTACTAGGCTGGCAGCAGAATTTAATGTCGGGAAAAGTACGGTGTGTGATATCAAGAGACAGAAAGATAATATTAGGAAGTTTCTTGCTTCGAGTGATAGTGGTGCATTAAATAAAAGGAAAACAATAAAAGGTTCTGCAAATACGAATTTGGACGAAGCTGTGTATAAATGGTTTAACCAGGAGCGCTCTGTGGGGATGCCACTTGGCGGCGACGCCATTAAGACAGCAGCTGATAAATTTGCACAAAAGATGAACATTCCAGATTTTCGAGCAAGTGAAGGATGGTTGCAAAGATTTAAGAATAGACATAATATTAAGAACAGGAAAGTTTGTGGAGAATCATTAAGTGCAGATACTGATTCAGTCGAGCCATTTAAGCATAAATTAAATGATTACATAATAACAAATGATCTAAGGCGTTTTCAGGTATACAATGCCGATGAAACAGGCTTTAATTGGAAATGCTTGCAGAACAACACTTTGGCATCTAGGCTAAATGAGTGTGTTCCTGGCCGTAAGGTAAACAAAGAAAAAGTTTCTGCCATGCTGTGTGCAAATGCAGACGGAAGTCACAGAACAAAGTCTGCCATTGTGGGGAAGTAA